Below is a genomic region from Cerasicoccus sp. TK19100.
CCCGGTGCGATACGGAATTGCGGAAGGTGAGTTCATTCCGGTTGGTGAGAAGGTGCCGACGTTAAAGGTGTTGGGCCAAGAGAGTAATATTGGAGGCGCAATCGGTTGGTATTATGTTTTTCCAATCCGGGACCGTTTTTTGTTGGTCTATGCTGATGACTCTTTTGATGGGAAGCAGATAAGTGGAAAGCTAACGGATATCCCAGACGATCTTGGCGACCTGTCGGAGGCCGTTCCAGGTTTGTATCCGGTTATGTTGGACGGATACGTTGATTATGCGCTCAGCATGAATTTGTTTCTGATAATTGCGTTGGTGGTGTTTCCAATAGCTCTGTTTATATTTGTTCTTCAGTCGGTTAAGGGTGCCAATCCGGGACGACACGCGCATATTCGCAAGTTGGAGAGGCCGGGTGCGAAGAGCTTTTCGGTTGTCGATGAGATTGATCGAGAGATGGAGGTTGACCCTAACTTCGCTGAGGGGGACTGGCTATATGTGTCGGATAAGTGGGTGATTATCTTGCATGATGGTTTGAGAATTTACCCTCGTGAAGACCTCATTGCTTATGGTCTTGAAGGCGACAAGGGTTCCCAGCACCTGATGTTTTATTCGCGCCATGCATCAATTGGAGATCCGATGCACCTGCCGCAGAAAGAGGTTGAGAAATTGTTCTCTCTTTTACGTCAATCGGTTCCAGAAAAATTGGTGACTGACATTAAAACTTTCGGTAAGAAATGGGACCCGAGTAACCCGCCTGCGTTCAGAAATTCTTAATGACTAACCCTAAAGGGCTCATGACTTCGATTTTTGCTTTAAAAAGATTTCTGCCCGGCGTGAGATTTGCCGTCGTGGTGAATGCCGGTTCGGTGAAAAGTCATTCCAGGAAATCCCTACCCAAGGCATTTATGAATGCCATCCATGAGCGAGTGGAAGAAGGCGACTTGCGTTCGGGCGTCATTTATGGAGTCGAGCAAAAGGGCGGGCTTACACTTGATTTTTCGCCTGGCTTTCCCGCCAAAGTGCGTCAGCCACTACTGAATTCCTGGCACATTCATAAACAACGGTATGTTGCCTAATTCGTCCGGTTGCGGACGCGGTTGTAGAGTTTGCGCCAGTTGTTGTCGCGGAGCTCGCTGAGGTATTCGATGAGCATTTCGCGGTATTTGACGTTTTCCTTGATGTTGTCCTTGGGGTTGGCGGTGGACTCAAAGTAGTCGTAGAACTTCGTCTTGTTGACGTCCTCCAGGTCGCGTCGGGCGAAATTAATCATGTGCTGGACGAAGAGGCGGGTCTGGCGCTCGTAGTAGTCAGTGGTTTGCTTGCGGTCGGCCATGGCCTCCAGGTAATCGTCGTAAATGGAGCGCAGTTCGCGGTTGTTGTAGAAGGCGTTGTTGTTGTTGAGGTATTGGTAGAGGGCCAGGGAGTCGTCACTGAACTTGGTGACGAGGTCGTGCTGTCGCTGCCACTTAAACCAGTTGATCTGCTCCCACTGGGTAACGGAATCGATGCGGTAGCCGAACCAGCGGACAATGGAGCCGTCGCGGCTGACCTCGTTGCGAAAGGCCTCCTCCTCGGCGAAGTTCGAGGGCTTGTCTTTTTTAACGTAAGTTGCCACGGCGA
It encodes:
- a CDS encoding DUF3634 family protein, which produces MTSIFALKRFLPGVRFAVVVNAGSVKSHSRKSLPKAFMNAIHERVEEGDLRSGVIYGVEQKGGLTLDFSPGFPAKVRQPLLNSWHIHKQRYVA